A region of Planococcus sp. MSAK28401 DNA encodes the following proteins:
- a CDS encoding thiamine diphosphokinase → MIIVVTAGGPADELPDLSSYEGASYIGVDAGVMTLLGLGIEPVEAIGDFDSVTDSEYEKIRSIFPSLERSPAEKDESDTELALKKAMHYNPDTVIVTGVTGGRLDHYMAALHIVFAYQRSYPKIDFMIVNKQNRIRFMEPGTYRLEADQAFKYISFYPFAEEVSGFTIEGVKYPVTEEQIPFGSTRFISNELLEEAKLEFTGGHLIVIESSD, encoded by the coding sequence GTGATTATCGTAGTAACAGCAGGAGGTCCGGCAGACGAACTGCCGGACCTTTCTTCATATGAAGGAGCGTCCTATATCGGGGTGGATGCAGGGGTCATGACGTTGCTTGGGCTCGGCATTGAACCGGTGGAAGCAATCGGGGATTTTGATTCGGTGACAGACAGCGAGTACGAAAAAATCCGCTCGATTTTCCCGTCACTTGAACGGTCGCCGGCGGAAAAAGATGAATCGGATACAGAATTGGCGTTGAAAAAAGCGATGCATTACAATCCGGACACTGTCATTGTTACCGGTGTGACCGGCGGCAGGCTCGACCATTATATGGCCGCCTTGCACATCGTCTTTGCCTATCAAAGAAGCTATCCAAAAATCGATTTCATGATCGTGAACAAGCAGAACCGCATCCGTTTCATGGAACCCGGAACGTATCGCCTGGAAGCCGATCAAGCTTTTAAATACATCTCCTTTTATCCGTTCGCGGAAGAAGTGAGCGGCTTTACGATAGAAGGAGTTAAATATCCAGTGACAGAGGAGCAGATTCCGTTCGGCTCGACACGCTTTATCAGCAACGAATTGCTGGAGGAGGCAAAGCTTGAATTCACGGGCGGCCATTTGATCGTCATCGAAAGTTCAGATTGA
- the rpe gene encoding ribulose-phosphate 3-epimerase, which yields MIKIAPSILAADFAKLGQEVQEVEKAGADWIHIDVMDGHFVPNITMGPIVVDALRPLTQLPLDVHLMIENPDRYIEDFAKAGADYITVHVEACPHLHRTIQLIRSFGVKPGVVLNPHTPIETIQHVLEDIDLVLFMTVNPGFGGQKFIHSVVPKVEALSQLIQDKGLSVDIQIDGGINEETIVPCAQAGANVFVAGSAIFGKQDRTQALQAIKKAGQGVIS from the coding sequence ATGATTAAAATTGCACCGTCTATTCTAGCAGCAGATTTTGCAAAACTTGGACAAGAAGTACAGGAAGTCGAAAAAGCTGGAGCCGATTGGATCCACATCGATGTTATGGACGGCCATTTCGTCCCGAATATCACGATGGGGCCGATTGTGGTCGATGCGCTACGCCCGTTGACACAGCTTCCGCTCGATGTCCATTTGATGATCGAGAACCCGGACCGTTATATCGAGGATTTTGCCAAGGCTGGTGCGGATTATATTACCGTCCATGTCGAAGCGTGCCCGCATCTTCACCGCACCATCCAATTGATCCGTTCGTTCGGCGTCAAACCGGGTGTCGTCTTGAACCCGCACACGCCCATCGAAACGATCCAGCATGTTCTGGAAGATATCGATTTGGTGCTGTTCATGACCGTTAACCCTGGATTTGGTGGACAGAAGTTCATCCATTCAGTGGTCCCGAAAGTTGAGGCATTGTCGCAATTGATCCAAGATAAAGGCTTGTCTGTCGATATCCAGATCGACGGCGGCATCAATGAAGAGACGATCGTTCCGTGCGCGCAAGCAGGGGCGAACGTGTTTGTGGCCGGTTCTGCCATTTTCGGCAAACAAGACCGCACGCAAGCGTTGCAGGCGATCAAAAAAGCGGGGCAAGGAGTTATCTCGTGA